Proteins encoded together in one Falco biarmicus isolate bFalBia1 chromosome 4, bFalBia1.pri, whole genome shotgun sequence window:
- the LOC130149061 gene encoding glutathione peroxidase 1-like, which translates to MAAAAAAAAAGLAGLAARPLGAAEPLALGSLRGKVLLVANVASLUGTTTRDFLQLNELQRRYGPRGLQVLGFPCNQFGHQENAKNEEILLSLEHVRPGNGYKPNFIMFEKCEVNGKDAHPLFTFLKEALPFPHDDPSSLMTNPQYIIWSPVCRNDISWNFEKFLIGPDGVPFKRYSRHFETIKIQDDIELLLQKVPKNVLE; encoded by the exons atggcggcggcggcagcggcggcggcggcggggctggcggggctggcggcgcgGCCGCTGGGCGCGGCGGAGCCGCTGGCGCTGGGCTCGCTGCGGGGCaaggtgctgctggtggccaaTGTGGCGTCGCTCTGAGGCACCACCACCCGCGACTTCCTGCAGCTCAACGAGCTGCAGCGGCGCTACGGGCCACGCGGGCTGCAGGTCCTCGGCTTCCCCTGCAACCAGTTCGGACACCAG gagaatgctaAGAACGAGGAGATCCTGCTCTCGCTGGAGCACGTACGTCCCGGCAACGGCTACAAGCCCAATTTCATCATGTTCGAGAAGTGCGAGGTGAACGGGAAGGACGCGCACCCCCTCTTCACCTTCCTGAAAGAGGCGCTGCCCTTCCCGCACGATGACCCCTCCTCGCTGATGACCAACCCGCAGTACATCATCTGGTCCCCCGTCTGCCGCAACGACATCTCCTGGAACTTCGAGAAGTTCCTCATCGGCCCCGACGGCGTGCCCTTCAAACGCTACAGCCGGCATTTCGAAACCATCAAGATCCAGGATGATATTGAATTGCTTCTGCAGAAGGTTCCCAAGAATGTTCTGGAATAA
- the RHOA gene encoding transforming protein RhoA, which translates to MAAIRKKLVIVGDGACGKTCLLIVFSKDQFPEVYVPTVFENYVADIEVDGKQVELALWDTAGQEDYDRLRPLSYPDTDVILMCFSIDSPDSLENIPEKWTPEVKHFCPNVPIILVGNKKDLRNDEHTRRELAKMKQEPVKPEEGRDMANRIGAFGYMECSAKTKDGVREVFEMATRAALQARRGKKKSGCLLL; encoded by the exons atGGCAGCCATTCGAAAAAAGCTGGTTATAGTGGGTGATGGTGCCTGTGGAAAGACCTGTCTGCTGATTGTATTTAGCAAAGACCAGTTCCCTGAAGTGTATGTTCCCACCGTCTTTGAAAATTATGTAGCAGATATCGAAGTGGATGGAAAGCAG GTGGAGTTGGCTTTGTGGGATACAGCAGGACAAGAAGACTATGATCGACTTAGACCGCTTTCTTATCCAGATACTGATGTTATACTTATGTGTTTTTCAATTGATAGTCCTGATAGTTTAG aAAACATCCCAGAGAAGTGGACCCCGGAGGTGAAGCATTTCTGCCCCAACGTGCCTATCATCTTGGTAGGAAACAAGAAGGACCTGAGGAATGACGAGCACACAAGACGAGAGCTGGCCAAAATGAAGCAG GAGCCTGTCAAACCTGAAGAAGGAAGAGATATGGCAAACCGCATTGGTGCATTTGGGTATATGGAGTGTTCGGCAAAGACCAAAGACGGTGTGAGGGAGGTTTTTGAAATGGCCACTAGAGCTGCTTTGCAAGCCCGGCGTGGCAAGAAAAAGTCCGGGTGCCTTCTCTTATAA